Genomic DNA from Hordeum vulgare subsp. vulgare chromosome 2H, MorexV3_pseudomolecules_assembly, whole genome shotgun sequence:
CCTAGGGGGCTTGTTGGGGGCGCGGCTTGAGATGCTCtaggagcatctctagtagacccGTATAGAGCTGCCCCGCAAAAGTCGTTTGCAGGTCGCAGAAAAACGcttttgcggggtctgctcggTCGCTGCCCATGCCAGCCCGCAAAGCGTTTTATTCCCATTACTTATTCAGGCATGAAAACATATTTTagttgcttctttattttcttcaaatGCATTGGATACATCATAATTCATCAAATCTTTGCCAAAACAGCAagaccaaagaaaacaaaaaccacAATCAGACATTTTAGAAGATATCCAACTTTCATAACTGCTCCCACTAGTTGGATCAACATCTTATCCATGCTCTCATTGTTGATCTGGGGTCCTTCAACTTGCATTCTTCATTCTTTGGCTTCAATTCTAAAAAATATACGTTGCTTCCCCTCTAATTTTTTTGTAATTGCACATGCAGCTGCATCGTTAGATTCAACTATACTAAGGAGTGCACaaacatctattaagtttctttctatcaataAATCGATGTACTCTTCTTTCCAATaccaaaatgagcatccaccttcctacatagatgaagacctcaataaGCTACTCTAATTTACCCAAATAAGTTGACAAAGTCGTAGAGGAAGAAAATCATACCCTGCCGTTTTTGCATTTGAAGAATACACATCTGAGGTGTTGTCGTGTGTTGGATGTGAGCTGCAACGGTGTTTATAGGCAATCGTCACACTGTATGAGTGGCACGGCAAGCCGGCGAGCCGCTGAGCGACCATCGGGCCCGGGCGACGACCGGAAGAGTCCTTGCCGGCAAACCTACGCCGACGACTtaaggatgaaccaatacctgcaTGCGGCGCTGGAGGTTTGTCAGGGCTGTGCGGGTGCTCCCCGACCAATCCATGGCTGTGGCACAGCTGCCGGTGGCCGAAATAGGCAGATCCGATGATCgcgacaaaacagtcgccgatttgTAGATTTCTGGCAAGCTGAGGCACGAGGGCGTGGGAGGTCGATCTAGGGCCTGCGGCGGCCCACTGCCGTGATCCCGGTGGCTGGTGTGGCCGGAATCAAAGACGGTGCCCGACGGTGGTGGGTGGGGGGAAAAGCGCATGTGAAATGTCCCACCAACCAACCGCTTCTAAAAATATGCATGCATCGACGGATCGGGAGGGAAAACCTGCATTTTCGCGGGGTGGGTGGGCATTTTGCCATGCCTCGCAAAACTTTTTACGGGTCGAACGCGGTTACGGGATCTGGTCTAGCAGCGTTTCTTGTCACCATCTGTATTTTGACGATTATTTTACAGATTCGACCCTTTTACGGGATGCTCTGAGCACATCAGCACAATTTGGCATGGCCCTCTCCAGCGCGTCCAACACAATTCAACCAAAAACACAAAATATAATGAAAGGAAATTCCACCACAGTTCCACAAAAAGGAAAAGATAATAATTTCAGAGCTCTTTCTCACACCAGTCATCTTCCATCTGCCGCCCGCGCTATCCAGTCCCACGGCGCACATGGCAAGCACCTACCTCTCAAGCTtccaggccgccgccgccgccactagCGGCGGCGCTTCAACGAGGCCGAGACCAAGGCCAAGGCCAAGAGTGGTGACATGCCACACCTCCGAGCCATCGGGCAGGCGATCAGCCTGCCTCAGTCTAGGCCTCGGCCTTGCCACCGCCGCTGTGCTCCACACGACACCCGCCCGCGCCACCGCTGACGGCGACGAGGAGCCGGAGCCGGCCAATAACGGCTGGTGGCTCACCGAGTTCCCCCTGCCGGTGCCCAAGATCCGCAACAGTACCGCCACTCTTCCATTCCCATATTCCCATACATGCTATAGCACCTCATCCTCATGATGCATCTCGTTCCTAGCGAGGCCTCACCTTCAGGCTTCAACTGCTGAACTGAACCGGCACTGATGAATGTGGTGCAGAGGAGATCAACAATGGCGAGACAGGGACGCGATCCTTCGTGAAGAACGGCATCTACATGGCGGACATCGGGCCGAGCTTCGCGGCGCACGCCTACCGGGTGCGCAGCTCTGCCTTCGACCTGCTGGCGCTGGAGGACCTGCTCGGCAAAGAGGCCTCCAACTATGTCAACAAGTACCTCCGCCTCAAGGCCACCTTCATATACTACGACTTCGACAAGCTCATCACCGCCGCAGACCCCGACGCCAAGCCACCGCTTCTTGACCTCGCCAACCGGCTCTTCGACAGCTTCGAGAAGTTGCAGGCCGCCGTCACCACCAAGGATGACACCGACATAGGATCCTGCTATGCTGACACAAAGCTCATACTGCAGGAGGTCATGACAAGAATGGCATAGCCAGGACCCAGGAGAAACAGTTCTTTCACGAACTGAAACTCCATCCAGGATAGCCTCAGTTATACCATTGTGCGTGATGTAATGTACATGTACATTTGGTGATACTGATAAATTGGTAAGAGATACCACACAAGCAGGTCAGTGGAATACTTCTTCCCAGCAATTCATGAGAGTTAATACAAGCCAAGCCATAAAAGGCTGAATGCCAGTACACCTACAGAGCTCAACTACGCTATAGTAGAGTATCAAACACCGATACAGATTAGATGATTGAAACGGAAACGTCAGCACGCCACACCTGACTGACTGTTAATATAATCAGCAAGAACAAACAACAAAGCAAATGAGAATATACAACCTCTAAATGCGGTGCAAATGATGGATTGCATCCCTCAATTatcaacaaacaaacaacacaCGTACATTACTGATGGCCCATGGATGGGATGGGATTTGACAGTGAATTGACTGCGTAGACTCATCCTTGTGACAAGCTGCGCATTTGAGTCTGACGACGAGGGACGCCGATCTCACAAGAGTTCACCCGAGCAGCAAAACGAAGCGAGCAAATAGACTCGCTTGTAGAAGACACTTCCGGGGATAGATTCACAAACATTAGCGTCTTCGAGTCTCCACCCAGGCATGGCTGTGTACAAGGAAAACAGTTGTAGATTGTAAAATGGCACTAAATTATATTGAGACTGCACACCCTAATTTCGGTACTATGAAGTTACCTGGAGTAGATACGTCAGCTTGGAGTTCCTGAATGGAATGTGTTCCTCTTTCTTAGCAATGGAGAAGATAACATCACTCAAGGACGACAAACTCTTGTTAATAGCCTAAATAGTTGAAGTTAACACCATATATGAGCTAAGGATGTTACAAATGTACACTTAAATCACAAAACAAAGGGATAGCAAATTACCTGGGTTTCCTTGAGTCTATCCCCTGTGACACCACTTTTGTTAAGCCGTTCACTGCCTGCAAGATCAATTAAATTGAGAACACCTTGCACTTGTTGATCAGTTCCCTGCACAGAATAACAATGCGAACATTGAGAACATATTATGCATTAACTGAATTTATCAGTAAAAGATTACACACCTCATTTACACCAAAAATCCGAAGCGTGAAAACACAGTGACTTCTAGATGATTCTTCATTCATTTGTGTTTTTCCAACTGATCTGCAATTAAGAACGAAAAAACAAATACTGGTTGAGTAGCATATATACATGCAAGTACAAAAAAAATGAGACACTGCAATCAAATTGGACACTTTTTAAAGAGTTGCTCTGAGTAAATCAAAACATATATAGCATAACAAAAAAACATGGTACTAAACATCAATTACAAGAGTACAAAATATATGTTTGGAAAAGTTTTAGTTCAAATCAAGGAAATGCTGCTTTTAACTTATTAGAACTTGCATCCACAATACGATTTTGCATGTGCTGTCACAACTTATCATTGTtaagcaaaaaaaaaaaggatCAATGGTAGTTTCATTGAATGTCAAAAGAACTTCGAGTCAACCTGCTTTGTGCAGCCCGCTTGAGCAAAGAAGAAACTTCGTTGATACTTCGTACATCAACGATTGTGAGGTCAGACACCTGGGTATTACCATTGGAATCATGTTTGATATTATATTTCGAAGCAGCACCATCTTGGATGGATGTGCGACTTGCCGCTAACAAGTCACGTATAGTCTCATTGTATATTTCTAGCATTGAAGCCTACAAAAAATAAGCTCAAATTAGGATTAAAGACAGAGAATATCGGGTGAGTCTTTAATTCAAATAAGTAACAAATCAATTGGAACGCACCTGCATCTTATATTTCCATCCTTGTGACATAAGAGATTGACTAGTTTCAAAAATTTGTTCAAGCGATCTAGGTATTAACCCTTTCTGATCATTGAACTCAGGATTTCCCATCATAGTGTGCGTCTTACCAGAACCAGTTTGCCCGTAAGCAAATATGCATACCTATATAGTTCGAGATCGGTTAGTTCCATAATACATCATCATTTGAGAACAAAAAATAGTTTTTTCTtaaattaaaataattattttacttTCAATTACATTCAATTCAAGAAATAAAAAACAAGCAAGTACTTGGCTAAAACAATTAGATGGAGTGTACAGTGATTAAAGGAGTACTTTTAAAACAGTTATTTTTTCTCAATTTTGTGCATAATTTAATTCATTATTTATCGGTTCTGAAAATACAACAATAGTTATACCACCACTAAAAATACCTTATAGCCATCAAGTGCACTTTGAACCAACTGAGAAATTTCAGTAAATACATCTTCTTGGGATGCCGAATGATCAAACACTTTGTCAAACGCAAAGGAATACGCTTGTGCTAAAATGAAAGGAAAGTATATTGCAGAAGTTAGAAAGTATCATACATAAACATATACTGAGtagtaaaaaaaagtaaatgtaacATACTGTTATGCATCAACTCGACACCACGACCTATGTTTTCTCCATTATTTGGATAAGAAACAGCTCCGGATTCATTTGACAATAAAGGCCGGACTCGGCAGAAAACGCGAATGTTTCCTTTAAGCTCCTGCAATACATTAATCTTATAAATAAACATACTATATGAGATTAGTATGAGTATTTAAAAGAATAAATCATTACGAGTATAGTGTTATGTAGTTTCTTCCGCAACTTCTCCCCATCCACAATTTTTTGCTCAGCTTCTGTAAGACGTAACTGTAGGTCCTCCAACATTCTCTTTTGGTTTTCATATTCACTCATTGTCTCCATAGTTGTTAAATTAGATCTCTGGATAGCAAACAATTCCAACCATTACACAAACATGCATATCATATATTGAAAGTATGGTAATGTAATCtaaataataacaagcatgcaGAACTGTTATAAATATTATAATCAAGGACATAATAGTGATACAAATGAATTACACTTTGCAGCTCCTAGCTATAAATGCTTATTCTGAGGCTAATTGTTAatatttaaaaaaacagaaaTGTCAAATCAGAAACTATGGGTATGTTTGATTCTAGCCTATAACAACCCTGACAATATTGGCTTTCCAATTATTTGGCATGGGATTCCAACGCCCAGGGTTGGCAAAAGATTTGGCAAGAATCTATGAAGGAAGGAACCAAGGACCCGTTGGCAGCCAAATATTTGGCAACAAACCAAACATAAAAGTGATTTGGCGTGACCAATAGTTTGCAGATTCTACCAGCTGAAAAGAACATTTCCTGTAAAAATACACACCTTCAACTTTTCATTAGCCGATGCAAGTTGAATTTGCAGTGTTTTTATCTGCTCATTTTGGTTTGAACAAGTTTCCtgcatgattgaaacaaataagtcAACATAATTGAAATTGTTAACATTATAACTGAGTGTGTATAATCATCATACCTCAAGTAAATCACATCGTATCATGACATTCTCTAATTCTGTCGAAGACTTTCCTGTCAGTTCCTTGAACGCACCCAAGTCACTCAGCAATGAATTTATTTCAGCTGATTTATGATCACGGTCATCCCTTACTTGCTGTAATTCACCTCTAAGAGCTTCAACCTCATTCAGTAAATTATTTTTTTGTTTCAAAGCTTCATTCTGTGAAGACTGCAGAAAGTAAAAGGGTTAGCTATGAGCATGTAACTTGCAAATGTAAGAAGAAAGTTTAAGACATAAAGAAATGCAATTCAAAGATGAAAACTAAAATATTACCTTTGTCATATCAAGCTGCAACTTTAATGAGTTAGAATGATCTTTCAAACCATTCATTGTTTCAACCATAGTATTCTTCTCCTTTTGCAGCTTTTCTATTGTTTCAGCATTCTTTGTTGCATCAGCTTGGAGGTTGCAATTATATTGCTGCAAGCTAGTGTTGTATTCCTGAAGCCTCTTATTTGTATCTTGAAGCATCTTGATCTAAACATAATAGAAATACTGTTAAAACATGAACAATTGTGAATAAACAATTTAGTAGCAAAGATATTGAACAACAATAATACCTGATCATTGAGACGCTTCTGCTCCAACTTAACTCTGTTGAGTTCTTCTGAAAGCTCATTTCTTGAAGATTCTGCAGCAATCCTAGCCTCCTTCTCGTCTCCATAAGATCGAAGGCATTCCTGCACTTTACAAAGTTGTGATTACAGATTGCTTCTTGATCCATAAAAGAAAAAATAGCAAAATGTACAAGGCACAACACCATTTGTTCAGCTTCCACTTTCTTTAGGCTCTCTCCTAAAGTGGCGTATTGTTTCTGAAGCTCCTCTTTCATTGAGACGGATTCTTGGATTTTGCACTCCAACTGAGCCACTAGATGGCACCATACCAATTCAGTCAGTAGGGTCAACAATTGTAAAAGTTTGAACACCAACAGATGAAGAAGTGTTACCAATTTCAGCATGATGTTTGTCTGCAGCATCGATTAGGCCATTGAGTTTCCCGATTTCAGCAAGGTTTGCGTCCTCCCGCTCAAGCAACCATTTAATACAGGCACGCAGCTTCTTGATGTACTCGATCATCTGCTCACTCCTTCCCTGCGGAAGAAATCGCATAATTGGTGTTGTTTAGAAAACAGCCAAAGACCATAATGGTCAGTTCAGAATAGCAGGAAATAGTAACTCATCAGCAACACATGTTAGAGGCAGGACTAGTTTACCAAATCATGGAATTTCACTTATGCATTCATCACCCCGTAGAGGCATGGAATGCAAAGGGCAGGACAAACTACAACCTGGGCGCCAGATTAGTGCAGTGGAACAGGTTCTAAATCGTTGTTGCAAGCTAAAAAACAGAATTTCGTGTCTCGGGCTACCCAAAGGGTAGGACCGAGAGGACATGAAAACAGCAAACAAGAGGCAAGGCAATTCCACCAAAGCGGGAGAATCCACCTGATATTCTGTTGTCTGTTGCGAAAAAAAAGAGCATACCTTGTAGTCCATCTTGTTTTTGCCCTTAATCTTCTCGTTGAGGAGGGCGTCGACGTCTTCCCTCCCGGCGAACTCGATGGGGGCCTCCGTGGGGGGAGGCGCGGCGGCGTTCTGCGAGGCCGTGGAGAGCGGCGGGCGCGGTGCCGTGCCCGCGGCCGTGCGCTGGCGCTTGGACTGGGTGTCGTTCTCCTTGAGGCGGGGCATCGCCGCGCGGGCGGCACGGTCGCGCGTGGCCATGGCGGTGCGGGGgcgcgcggaggaggagcccaggGGCGGTGGATCTTAGGGTTGGTGCGCCGGGAGGAGGAGCGCAGCGCCGGATCTTAGGGGTTTTCTTTTTTGAAATGGCGAATCTTAGGGTTGGGCGCGGGGTGGAGGAGCGTAGGGGCGGAGGCAGCGGGATTTGGTTTTGAAGAACGAGCGGGGTGTGTGTTACTCTGTTTGAGCCTGAACGTCCaggaaggaaaagaaaaacaGTTCAGCCTGAAGGCTTAAACAACGCACAAGTGCACAAGGCCATAGCCATATCGTCACCTATCTACGCCCTGTCCATGTATGTTTCTCACATTTTCTACTGGACCCTCATTTAGGGTTTTCTCTACTCCGCCATCGATATCGCGTCTTGAGTGAGAGTCTTGGGTGACAAGGCTATTGTCAGCCTACTTTCCCTTACGCTCCTGCAACATTGTTCGCCTACTTTCCCTTACACCTCTGCGGTTAGGGTTTCTTTTCTGAGAGGCCATCCGATCGCCCCAGAGTCCTACCCATCGGAGTCCGGCCAGATCGGCGCCCCTCGCCGGCCATGGCAGCCCTC
This window encodes:
- the LOC123426903 gene encoding kinesin-like protein KIN-14N translates to MATRDRAARAAMPRLKENDTQSKRQRTAAGTAPRPPLSTASQNAAAPPPTEAPIEFAGREDVDALLNEKIKGKNKMDYKGRSEQMIEYIKKLRACIKWLLEREDANLAEIGKLNGLIDAADKHHAEIVAQLECKIQESVSMKEELQKQYATLGESLKKVEAEQMECLRSYGDEKEARIAAESSRNELSEELNRVKLEQKRLNDQIKMLQDTNKRLQEYNTSLQQYNCNLQADATKNAETIEKLQKEKNTMVETMNGLKDHSNSLKLQLDMTKSSQNEALKQKNNLLNEVEALRGELQQVRDDRDHKSAEINSLLSDLGAFKELTGKSSTELENVMIRCDLLEETCSNQNEQIKTLQIQLASANEKLKRSNLTTMETMSEYENQKRMLEDLQLRLTEAEQKIVDGEKLRKKLHNTILELKGNIRVFCRVRPLLSNESGAVSYPNNGENIGRGVELMHNTQAYSFAFDKVFDHSASQEDVFTEISQLVQSALDGYKVCIFAYGQTGSGKTHTMMGNPEFNDQKGLIPRSLEQIFETSQSLMSQGWKYKMQASMLEIYNETIRDLLAASRTSIQDGAASKYNIKHDSNGNTQVSDLTIVDVRSINEVSSLLKRAAQSRSVGKTQMNEESSRSHCVFTLRIFGVNEGTDQQVQGVLNLIDLAGSERLNKSGVTGDRLKETQAINKSLSSLSDVIFSIAKKEEHIPFRNSKLTYLLQPCLGGDSKTLMFVNLSPEVSSTSESICSLRFAARVNSCEIGVPRRQTQMRSLSQG
- the LOC123426904 gene encoding photosynthetic NDH subunit of lumenal location 3, chloroplastic-like, whose product is MASTYLSSFQAAAAATSGGASTRPRPRPRPRVVTCHTSEPSGRRSACLSLGLGLATAAVLHTTPARATADGDEEPEPANNGWWLTEFPLPVPKIRNKEINNGETGTRSFVKNGIYMADIGPSFAAHAYRVRSSAFDLLALEDLLGKEASNYVNKYLRLKATFIYYDFDKLITAADPDAKPPLLDLANRLFDSFEKLQAAVTTKDDTDIGSCYADTKLILQEVMTRMA